In Nostoc sp. GT001, a genomic segment contains:
- a CDS encoding ThiF family adenylyltransferase, with protein MSIFFHEQLYRTNAVMAKLKNYPVTICGAGALGANIAENLARSGFDKLTVIDRDRIEERNLSTQPYYRSDVGAFKAKILANNLYRAIGTKVDAKTKELTPANTNQLLQDSQLIVDVFDNSVARQAVKNYAEKLSVPCLHAGLSADYAEVIWNDVYRVPSEVNDDVCDYPLARNLVILTVAVACEAIVSFIATAEQRNFSITQKDLTVKSLFL; from the coding sequence ATGAGTATCTTTTTTCACGAACAGCTTTACCGCACTAATGCTGTGATGGCAAAGCTGAAAAACTATCCTGTAACCATTTGTGGAGCTGGAGCATTAGGAGCTAACATAGCTGAAAACTTAGCTCGGTCTGGTTTTGATAAACTTACAGTGATAGATCGCGATCGCATTGAGGAGCGTAACCTTTCAACTCAGCCTTACTACCGTTCCGATGTGGGAGCGTTTAAGGCGAAGATTTTGGCGAACAATTTATATAGAGCAATTGGGACTAAAGTTGATGCCAAAACAAAGGAGTTGACACCAGCAAATACAAATCAATTACTTCAAGACAGTCAGCTAATTGTTGATGTCTTTGACAATAGCGTGGCACGTCAAGCAGTGAAAAATTATGCTGAAAAATTAAGCGTACCTTGCCTTCATGCTGGACTATCGGCTGATTATGCAGAAGTGATTTGGAATGACGTTTATCGCGTTCCTTCCGAGGTTAATGATGATGTCTGTGATTATCCGCTTGCGCGAAACCTGGTGATATTAACCGTTGCTGTGGCGTGTGAAGCGATCGTTTCATTCATTGCCACAGCAGAACAGCGTAACTTCAGTATCACCCAGAAGGATCTGACTGTTAAATCTTTATTTTTGTAG